One genomic window of Nicotiana sylvestris chromosome 10, ASM39365v2, whole genome shotgun sequence includes the following:
- the LOC138880150 gene encoding uncharacterized protein: MGDSIVVYHVYQSCLVVLSDFETRVNLLLLSMVDFDIILGMDWLSPHYAILDFYAKTVMLAKLGLPRLEWRGTLDYTPSRVISFLKAQRMVEKGCDMYLVYVRDVSIDNLTVESVSVVRYYPDEFLDDLPGMAPDGDIDFGIDLLSGTQPISIPPNHIAPPELKEQLHELLYKGFIPPSVSPWVL, translated from the coding sequence ATGGGAGATTCTATAGTTGTTTACCATgtgtatcagtcgtgtttggttgttcttagtgattttgagaccagagtcaatttattattgcttagtatggtagactttgatataattttaggcatggactggttgtcgccccattatgctattcttgatttttACGCCAAGACTGTAATGCTGGCTAAGCTAGGATTAccgcgattagagtggagaggtaccttagattatactcctagtagagttatttcatttttaaaggctcaacgaatggttgagaaggggtgtgacatgtATCTAgtttatgtgagagatgtcagtattgataacCTTACCGTTGAGTCAGTTTCGGTAGTGAGGTATTATCCAGATGAATTTCTAGATGATCTTCCGGGCATGGCGCCCGACGGGGATatagactttggtattgatttattatcaggcactcaacccatctctattcctccaaatcatataGCTCCACCTGAgttaaaggaacaattgcatGAATTGCTTTATAAGGGCTTCATTCCAccgagtgtgtcgccttgggtgCTCTAG